A section of the Camelus dromedarius isolate mCamDro1 chromosome 14, mCamDro1.pat, whole genome shotgun sequence genome encodes:
- the LOC135322909 gene encoding uncharacterized protein LOC135322909 codes for MGNGKSIPDSSPLGSILQDWSMFSSEPMKKKKMILFCNTDWPRYQLESGEKWPKNGSLNYDTILQLDSFCKKNKKWDEIPYVQSFMSLHKRRNLPKGFKMMVQREELQEKCVLPVSEPNDELAPPSAPLAGVPLLAPPAVAPPSSPPAVAPPSAPPAVVPPSAPLAVPSTSEGDLPAGSDEAPANPRAAGPTLYSPLPNGHKGIVSLPCTHQGTQFGPGNTLPQAGQLQLRQVPAGLDDPGQPRALGFRHFPLSVTDLHNYKAKMPSYQDDPKEMENLFTFIFAFYHPNWADIQTLMLILLSPEERRMILEKTYEEAERLHELQPNNPIRTPAEQAIPRSEPGWDPNDPGDQARLNHYKECLIAGLQKGAKDFKRVQNVWQRPEESPFIFLERLFEAFRKYTDIDPEHPDNMGLVNIIFISQSTPDIKKKLQGLEGGSWMPMSQLVQIAFEVFQSRGEIWKKQEQRIMRQIALLSCDHSRPSRMSAGEDKRPPVRPWGPPKPGRKGHPSVGPQQCAFCRQKGHWKRECPKNRQGPLSPKTASITGISREASRKPFLRPLECHIEKTCVKYSFTYGHECPSSSSGQVLPTNFSAEKVDTKVFPGRDCTLQATPLKLGDRPQPDFPEEILQKVRADVWADGAPGRAKTADPVVVKLRPGAQAPKLKQYPLKRHMKKGIKPLITTFLKHQLIRPCQSPYNTPIRLVQEPRTGGDRFVQDLRAINQIVEDVHSVMPNPYTLLTALSGDFCWFTVLNIKDGFYCIPLSPESQKLFAFEWDDPETNIKQQYCWTVLPQGFKNASSIFVEALAKDLKDLQLSEGLLLQYVADILIASKTKEASDQNTILTLNFLADRGYKVSRGKAQISQLTVKYLGFELSQGQRNLLPDRRKAIAGEAVPANRKQLRRFLGMAEFCRIWIPNFGLIAKPLYEALKRGDKPLSGAAECHKSFNAIKEKILTAPALGLPDIRKSFDLFVHERQGMSLGVLTQNLDTTRRPVAYFSKQLDVGTQEWPDCLRAVAATCDLLQQAEKFTLGRPTTVHTPHHVQPLLEQKGRHWLTLRRLNKYWAILFDNPNVTLKEVSALNPATLLPSTTEEPVHDCVQIIEEVYSSRPDLTDQPLENPDMEMFTHGSSFMDHGIRKAGYAVVTHEEVLEAETLPPGVSAQKAELIALRRALHLGAKKKVTIYTDSKYAFSVMHAHGAMWKERGLLTSGRKKIKHAEEILALLNSVMMPEEVAIVHCSCRNTDSCIAKGSNLAEQAAKQVARTKKPTTHSKCRPIPV; via the coding sequence ATGGGGAATGGTAAGAGCATACCTGACAGCAGTCCCTTGGGAAGTATTCTTCAAGATTGGTCAATGTTTAGCTCTGAGcctatgaaaaagaagaaaatgattctCTTTTGTAACACTGACTGGCCCAGATATCAACTGGAGTCGGGGGAAAAATGGCCCAAGAATGGGTCTTTGAACTATGATACTATTTTACAATTAGACTCgttttgtaagaaaaataaaaaatgggatGAAATCCCATATGTACAATCATTTATGTCTTTACATAAGAGGAGAAATTTGCCTAAGGGATTTAAAATGATGGTTCAGAGGGAAGAACTTCAGGAAAAGTGTGTTTTACCTGTGTCTGAGCCTAATGATGAACTAGCCCCGCCGTCAGCACCTCTTGCAGGGGTCCCTCTGCTGGCACCTCCTGCGGTGGCCCCTCCGTCGTCACCTCCTGCGGTGGCCCCTCCGTCAGCACCTCCTGCGGTAGTCCCTCCGTCAGCACCTCTTGCGGTTCCCTCAACTTCTGAAGGGGATCTTCCTGCAGGCAGTGATGAGGCTCCTGCCAATCCTAGGGCTGCTGGTCCCACTCTCTATTCGCCCTTACCAAATGGTCACAAAGGAATAGTCTCCCTTCCCTGCACCCATCAGGGTACTCAGTTTGGCCCAGGGAACACTCTACCCCAGGCAGGGCAACTTCAGTTAAGGCAGGTCCCAGCAGGCTTAGATGACCCAGGCCAACCCAGAGCACTTGGATTCAGGCATTTTCCTTTATCAGTCACGgatttacataattataaagcTAAAATGCCGTCTTATCAAGATGATCCTAAAGAAATGGAGAATCTGTTTacattcatttttgctttttatcatCCAAACTGGGCTGACATACAGACTCTCATGCTTATCCTCCTTAGTCCAGAGGAACGCAGAATGATATTAGAGAAGACCTATGAGGAAGCTGAAAGGCTCCATGAATTACAACCAAATAATCCAATCAGAACTCCAGCAGAGCAGGCCATCCCTAGATCTGAGCCAGGATGGGATCCCAATGACCCAGGGGATCAAGCAAGGCTAAATCACTATAAAGAATGTTTAATAGCTGGACTTCAAAAGGGGGCAAAGGACTTCAAGAGGGTCCAGAATGTATGGCAAAGGCCTGAGGAGAGCCCATTCATATTCCTTGAGAGGCTTTTTGAGGCTTTCCGAAAATATACTGATATTGATCCGGAACACCCGGATAACATGGGACTGGTCAATATAATCTTTATCAGTCAGAGCACcccagatataaaaaaaaaactacaaggaCTGGAAGGGGGATCGTGGATGCCAATGTCTCAGTTGGTCCAGATTGCTTTTGAAGTGTTCCAGTCCCGAggtgaaatttggaaaaagcaaGAGCAACGCATCATGAGGCAAATTGCTCTGCTCAGCTGTGACCATTCAAGACCCAGCAGGATGTCTGCAGGAGAGGACAAACGACCACCGGTAAGGCCCTGGGGACCTCCAAAACCTGGCCGAAAAGGCCATCCATCTGTTGGGCCACAACAATGTGCCTTTTGTAGACAGAAAGGACACTGGAAACGGGAGTGTCCCAAGAACAGACAGGGCCCCCTCTCCCCCAAGACAGCATCCATCACTGGTATATCTCGGGAAGCCTCTCGTAAACCTTTTCTACGACCGCTTGAATGTCACATAGAGAAAACTTGCGTGAAGTACAGCTTTACATATGGGCATGAATGTCCTAGTTCCTCGTCAGGGCAAGTTCTACCAAcaaatttctcagcagaaaaagTAGATACTAAAGTATTCCCAGGTCGAGACTGCACCCTCCAAGCCACGCCATTAAAATTGGGAGACAGGCCTCAACCAGATTTCCCTGAAGAAATTCTGCAGAAGGTAAGAGCAGATGTTTGGGCTGATGGGGCGCCAGGAAGAGCCAAGACGGCTGACCCAGTAGTAGTAAAACTCCGTCCAGGTGCCCAGGCTCCAAAGTTAAAGCAGTACCCTTTAAAGAGGCACATGAAGAAAGGTATAAAGCCTCTGATAACTACCTTTCTTAAACACCAATTAATCCGACCTTGTCAGTCCCCATATAACACTCCCATCCGACTGGTACAAGAACCTAGGACTGGAGGTGATCGTTTTGTGCAGGATTTGAGAGCCATTAATCAAATTGTAGAGGACGTACATTCAGTGATGCCAAATCCTTATACTTTGCTTACAGCTTTATCAGGAGACTTTTGCTGGTTTACAGTTCTGAACATAAAAGATGGCTTTTACTGCATACCCCTAAGTCCTGAGTCCCAGAAACTCTTTGCCTTTGAATGGGATGATccagaaactaatataaaacAGCAATATTGCTGGACGGTACTTCCACAAGGATTTAAAAATGCCTCTAGCATCTTTGTGGAGGCCTTAGCCAAGGACTTAAAGGATCTCCAATTAAGTGAAGGACTCTTACTCCAGTATGTGGCTGATATACTAATTGCTAGTAAAACTAAGGAAGCTTCAGATCAAAATACAATCCTCACTTTAAACTTTTTGGCAGATCGGGGATATAAAGTCTCCAGGGGAAAGGCACAAATTTCCCAACTAACTGTGAAATATCTAGGATTTGAGTTATCACAAGGACAAAGAAACTTACTGCCGGATCGAAGGAAAGCAATAGCTGGGGAGGCTGTACCTGCCAACAGAAAGCAATTGAGAAGATTCTTAGGAATGGCTGAGTTTTGTCGTATTTGGATTCCAAACTTTGGACTCATAGCAAAACCTCTATATGAGGCTCTCAAAAGAGGTGACAAGCCATTAAGCGGGGCTGCGGAATGCCATAAGTCATTCAATGCCatcaaggagaaaattttaacagCCCCAGCCCTTGGTCTCCCAGACATTAGAAAATCATTTGATCTTTTTGTGCATGAAAGACAAGGCATGAGTCTTGGAGTGCTAACTCAAAATTTAGATACCACCAGAAGGCCAGTAGCTTACTTTTCCAAACAATTGGATGTTGGAACTCAAGAATGGCCAGATTGTCTCCGGGCTGTGGCCGCCACCTGTGATCTTTTACAACAAGCTGAAAAGTTTACCCTGGGCCGTCCTACCACTGTGCACACCCCACATCATGTGCAACCTTTACTTGAACAAAAGGGCAGACACTGGCTTACTTTGAGGAGGCTGAACAAATACTGGGCCATACTATTTGACAACCCAAATGTAACATTAAAGGAGGTATCTGCTTTAAACCCAGCCACTCTGCTCCCCAGTACAACAGAAGAACCTGTTCATGATTGTGTACAAATAATTGAAGAAGTTTATTCTAGCAGACCTGACCTGACTGATCAGCCTTTAGAAAATCCAGACATGGAAATGTTTACACACGGGAGCAGCTTCATGGATCATGGAATCCGAAAAGCTGGATATGCAGTGGTAACTCATGAGGAAGTCCTAGAAGCAGAAACCCTCCCTCCAGGTGTGTCTGCCCAGAAGGCAGAGCTCATAGCCCTCAGGAGAGCCCTGCATCTTGGAGCTAAGAAAAAGGTAACCATTTATACAGATTCGAAGTATGCCTTCTCTGTCATGCATGCACATGGGGCCATGTGGAAAGAGAGAGGTCTACTaacatcaggaaggaaaaaaattaaacacgcAGAGGAGATACTGGCCTTATTAAACTCTGTTATGATGCCAGAAGAAGTAGCCATAGTACATTGCTCATGCCGAAACACTGATAGTTGTATAGCAAAAGGAAGTAATTTGGCTGAACAGGCCGCAAAACAAGTGGCCAGAACCAAAAAACCTACTACTCATTCCAAGTGTAGGCCTATCCCTGTTTAA